GCATGGTGATGGAGCCGCGCTCCGCACGGTGGATGCCGCCGGTGACCGGGGCTTCGAGCGTCGCAACGCCACGCTCGGCGGCAAGCCCTGCGACGTGGCGGATCGCCTTGATGTCCGTCGTACTGGTCTCGATCCAAGTCGCGCCTTCGGACATGGCCGCAAGCGCGCCGCCGGGCCCAGTCATGACCGCGGTCGAGATCTGCGGCGAGGGCAGGCAGGTCAGCAACCCATCGACATCTCGTGCCGCCTCGCTCGCCGATGCCGCCCAGCGCGCTCCAGCCGCCTCGAGTTCGGGTCGTCGGCGCAGGTCGTGTATGGTGAGATCGTAGCCAGCGGCGAGCAGGTTCCTTGCAATCGTCTCACCGAGGTTGCCGACACCAACCAAACCGTACTTCATGGACGCTTCGCTTCCTGAAAGGGCGCCGGCTGTTTCGCCTTGCGACCCGTTGGCCTCGCACCGGTCCGCAGGGTAGGAAGAGCGACCCGGACAAGTCCAATCGAGCAGCTTGGGCTCAAGACCCAAACCGTTCGATCGATCGACGAGCCGTCGCCACCGCGAGCCCGCCCGCCGCGACTCCGGCTGACCGCTGCTCCTTGCCCATGGTCAAGCGGGGAACTTGCTGGCGTTTCTGGCGGCAATGGATCGGTACGCCATTGATCGATCGAAAAATTGAGATCATATTGCGATTTCTGCGCCATATTTCGATCGTTCAACCCCATGCCCGCTGGCTTTCGGTACCCGCCTCTCAAGTGGCTGATGGCCTTTGAAGCCGCGGCCCGGCACATGAGCTTCACGGCCGCCGCCGAGGAGCTGGGCCTGTCACAGGCGACGGTCAGCTATCAGATCAAGTGTCTCGAGGGGATGGTCGGCTCGCAGCTCTTCGAGCGAAAGCCGCGCCACCTTCAGTTGACCGATATCGGTCAGGCTTACCTGCCCGCCATCCGTCGCACGTTCGACGAGTTGTTCGCCTCGACCGCGGGTCTCTTTGCGCAGGTTGGCCAGAACCACATCACTGTGCGTGTCGCCATTTCGTTCATGGTGCTTTGCCTCGGGCCGCGCCTCAGCGACTTCCGCGCCCGACATCCCGCCATCCGGATCAATTTCTGGTCCTCGATCTGGGCGAGTTCGGAGGATACGAGTGCGGCGGACCTCGATATCCGCTTCGGTCTGGGA
This window of the Hyphomicrobiales bacterium genome carries:
- a CDS encoding LysR family transcriptional regulator, whose protein sequence is MPAGFRYPPLKWLMAFEAAARHMSFTAAAEELGLSQATVSYQIKCLEGMVGSQLFERKPRHLQLTDIGQAYLPAIRRTFDELFASTAGLFAQVGQNHITVRVAISFMVLCLGPRLSDFRARHPAIRINFWSSIWASSEDTSAADLDIRFGLGTWPGYEATLLANDSAILVCSPQMAESLRTIDDLALLPPDRMIDVAGQDDLWRRAMLKYAGIPTISSGPRVDTTLAAAELACSSVGVVLLSKLFARPYLNSGRLVAPLDLELELKRAHYLLQPAARKRPPAEVLLFRDWLLRTDWSG